The following are encoded together in the Oscillospiraceae bacterium genome:
- a CDS encoding zinc-ribbon domain containing protein: MYEDRTLKCKECGEDFVFTAGEQEFYAERGFMNEPQRCKNCRDARKNASRAPREFFTAVCASCGGEAKVPFEPKTDRPVYCSDCFARMRENG, translated from the coding sequence ATGTACGAAGACAGAACCTTAAAGTGCAAAGAATGCGGTGAGGACTTTGTGTTTACCGCCGGTGAGCAGGAGTTTTACGCGGAGCGCGGCTTTATGAACGAGCCGCAGCGCTGCAAGAACTGCCGCGACGCCCGTAAAAACGCTTCTCGTGCTCCGAGAGAGTTCTTTACCGCCGTCTGCGCTTCCTGTGGAGGAGAGGCCAAGGTGCCTTTCGAGCCGAAGACCGATCGTCCGGTCTATTGCAGTGATTGCTTTGCCCGCATGAGAGAAAACGGCTAA
- a CDS encoding DUF1858 domain-containing protein, whose product MVQVTKDSIVGDILQIDGQTAHFFLEIGMHCLGCPASRGETLEQACLVHGVDADEMLHKINAHLEKSTA is encoded by the coding sequence GTGGTACAGGTGACGAAGGATTCCATCGTTGGCGATATATTGCAGATCGACGGTCAGACGGCGCACTTCTTTTTGGAGATTGGAATGCACTGCCTCGGCTGCCCGGCCTCGCGCGGCGAGACGTTGGAGCAGGCCTGTCTGGTGCACGGCGTCGACGCGGACGAGATGCTGCACAAGATCAATGCGCATCTGGAGAAAAGTACAGCCTGA
- the glmM gene encoding phosphoglucosamine mutase, with the protein MGKLFGTDGIRGVAGETLSGELAFRVGQAAARVLTETERHKASFCIGKDTRVSSDMLEAALVAGVTSVGADAVLLGTVPTPAVAYLTAHTADAGIMISASHNPFEHNGIKIFNAQGYKLSDALEEEMEEMILSDRPCPQETFERIGRIQRDEMLVERYIAHLMDVVEGDLSGLRVAIDCANGAAVRTARGLFSRLGLRYELLFDKPDGVNINTGCGSTHLDALRERVIEGRFDLGVAFDGDADRCLAVDENGRLIDGDQIMAVCGLDEKCRGRLHHDTIVATVMSNLGFHRFARDNGLHVVSAAVGDRNVLEEMRKGDYTLGGEQSGHLIFHRYATTGDGQLTALRFLEIAARSGRRASGLLAGFAQYPQLIVNVRVRNEMKHMLTGHAEVAAAIRGAEERLAGDGRILVRPSGTEPLVRVMVEGPEDTLVQSLAESIAAVISRVSA; encoded by the coding sequence GGAGACGGAGCGGCACAAGGCCAGCTTCTGCATCGGGAAGGACACCCGCGTCTCTTCAGACATGTTGGAGGCGGCGCTTGTGGCGGGCGTGACCTCGGTGGGGGCCGACGCCGTGCTGCTCGGCACGGTGCCGACGCCGGCGGTGGCCTACCTGACTGCGCATACCGCCGACGCCGGGATCATGATCTCCGCGTCGCACAACCCATTTGAGCACAACGGCATCAAAATCTTCAACGCGCAAGGTTACAAGCTCTCCGACGCTCTGGAGGAGGAGATGGAGGAGATGATCCTCTCGGATCGTCCTTGCCCGCAGGAGACCTTCGAGCGCATCGGACGGATCCAGCGCGATGAGATGCTGGTGGAGCGCTACATCGCCCACCTGATGGACGTGGTGGAAGGCGATCTCTCCGGTCTGCGTGTGGCCATCGACTGCGCCAACGGCGCGGCGGTCCGCACGGCGCGAGGGCTTTTTTCTCGTCTGGGGCTGCGTTACGAGCTTTTGTTTGACAAGCCGGACGGGGTCAACATCAATACGGGCTGCGGATCCACGCATCTGGACGCGCTGCGGGAGCGGGTCATCGAGGGTCGGTTTGACCTGGGGGTGGCCTTCGACGGGGACGCCGACCGCTGTCTGGCGGTGGACGAGAACGGACGCCTCATCGACGGAGACCAGATCATGGCGGTCTGCGGGCTGGATGAGAAGTGCCGAGGCCGACTGCACCACGACACCATCGTGGCCACGGTGATGAGCAACCTAGGATTCCATCGTTTTGCCCGAGACAATGGGCTGCACGTCGTCTCCGCCGCCGTCGGCGATCGCAACGTGCTGGAGGAGATGCGCAAAGGAGACTACACACTGGGCGGCGAACAGTCCGGACATCTCATCTTTCATCGGTACGCCACAACCGGCGACGGACAGCTCACGGCGCTGCGCTTTTTGGAGATCGCCGCGCGCTCCGGCCGGCGGGCGTCGGGACTCCTGGCTGGTTTCGCGCAGTATCCGCAGCTCATTGTCAACGTGCGCGTGCGCAACGAGATGAAGCATATGCTGACCGGGCACGCGGAGGTGGCGGCGGCCATCCGCGGGGCGGAGGAGCGGTTGGCCGGCGACGGACGCATTCTGGTGCGCCCCTCCGGTACGGAGCCACTGGTCCGCGTGATGGTGGAAGGTCCCGAGGACACGCTTGTACAGTCTCTGGCGGAGTCCATTGCCGCGGTCATCAGCCGCGTCTCCGCCTAA
- a CDS encoding class I SAM-dependent methyltransferase produces the protein MIQLPDRLRVLTEFIPPGARVADIGTDHARLPVWLVQTGRVACVVATDVREKPLARARRLVEHCGLEASIRLVQTDGLQGLSGERPDTVVIAGMGADTIAGILRTAPPLPEAVFLLQPMTHAERLRLFLAEHGYELYGERLAAEGGRLYNVLAARPGGPRVTPPPGAWYVGPALRAAGDPLFPVYLARQIRRLRAEMRALAASRKPEDAERLTWVKAALTALENAAC, from the coding sequence GTGATACAATTGCCGGATCGGCTGCGCGTGCTCACCGAGTTCATTCCGCCGGGCGCGCGGGTGGCCGACATCGGGACAGATCACGCGCGTCTGCCCGTATGGCTCGTGCAGACGGGCAGGGTCGCCTGCGTCGTGGCCACGGACGTCCGTGAAAAGCCGCTGGCACGGGCTCGCCGTTTGGTGGAACACTGCGGGTTGGAGGCGTCTATCCGGCTGGTGCAGACGGACGGTCTGCAGGGTCTCTCCGGGGAGAGACCGGACACAGTGGTCATCGCCGGCATGGGGGCCGACACGATCGCCGGGATCCTGCGCACCGCGCCGCCGCTGCCGGAGGCGGTCTTTTTGCTGCAGCCCATGACGCACGCCGAACGGCTGCGGCTCTTTTTGGCTGAACACGGTTATGAGTTGTATGGAGAGCGGTTGGCGGCGGAGGGAGGCCGGCTGTACAATGTGTTGGCGGCTCGCCCGGGTGGGCCGCGCGTCACACCGCCGCCAGGTGCCTGGTATGTGGGGCCGGCGTTGCGCGCGGCAGGGGATCCGCTTTTTCCGGTCTATCTCGCCCGCCAGATCCGGCGGTTGCGTGCGGAGATGCGAGCGCTGGCCGCCTCGCGCAAGCCGGAGGACGCGGAGCGACTGACATGGGTGAAAGCGGCGTTGACAGCGCTGGAGAATGCCGCTTGCTGA